ttgacagctatatccaaacatatagaccgatctcaaccatataagacacggatgtcaaaaagcctaaaataagtcactcaGTCAAATGTttgcgaaatcggatcataaattgtataaaaatgtcgaagggtctaacaaaggttaggttaggtcaggttaagatggcaatctgccatcagactcacatagacgttttcgtccattgtgataccacaggaacagcagaaggaagatgccttctagttcctaccgttgacccatccagatcgctttaaaaagcccaatagcttgcgaatgttcacatccgctaaatcagacaaagtgaaactccttctaactgctactgcggcacacacacacagaaagtgttctatagtctcttcttctgcCATGTcttcacagcttttgcaaaagtcgttgcatgGTGACAACTTCAGTTTGTTaccatgttttccaattagacagtgacctgtcattacggacacaatgactgagacgtctgttgtagccaatgacagcaacgcagaagacctcttcaagtcaagatGAGGCCATATAGCTTTGGAATGGTCACAGCCCCgtctttgtgactatctatcattcgttgcccttcggacctggtcctgaaaactttgctttcatgtcgctagaggcattcccacagattccagtatccctggaatgtgtaagctagttcctagtctcgcaagctcgtctgctttagaattcccagggatatctctgtgacccggcacccagaatagatgaattttgaactgttcagccatctcgttgagaaatctaCGACAGTCGatctgtgttcagaaatacgcctaacataactcactggtTCAAATAAtaaaaggatgtcggagggcttagcacaacacactgtccccaatttcggcgaaatcggacaataaatacgccttttatgggccaaagactttaaatcgaaaatcgatctatatggcagctgtatccaaatctaaacagatgtgggccaaattgaataagaaagtCGAatggtctaacataactcactgttccatatttcggcgaaatcgcacaataaatgcgccttttatgggctcaaaactttaaatcgaaagatcggtctatatggcagctatatccaaatctggaccgatgtggttcaaataagaaaggatgtcgaggggcttaacacaatgcaatgtcccaaatttcggcgaaatcggacaataaatgcgcattttatgggcccaaaaccttaaatcgaaaatcggtctatatggcagctatatatactGGCACTGGTACTGGTACTGGTACTGGCACTGGTACTGGTACACGTACTGGTACTGGTACTGGTACTGGTACTGGTACTGGTACTGGTACTGGTACTGGTACTGGTACTGGTACTGGTACTGGTACTGGTACTGGTACTGGTACTGGTACTGGTACTGGTACTGGTACTGGTACTGGTACTGGTACTGGTACTGGTACTGGTACTGGTTCTGGTACTGGTACTGGTACTGGTACTGGTACTGGTACTGGTACTGGTACTGGTACTGGTACTGGTACTGGTACTGGTACTGGTACTGGTACTGGTACTGGTACTGGTACTGGTACTGGTACTGGTACTGGTACTGGTACTGGTACTGGTACTGGTACTGGTACTGGTACTGGTACTGGTACTGGTACTGGTACTGGTACTGGTACTGGTACTGGTACTGGTACTGGTACTGGTACTGGTACTGGTACTGGTACTGGTACTGGTACTGGTACTGGTACTGGTACTGGTACTGGTACTGGTACTGGTACTGGTACTGGTACTGGTACTGGTACTGGTACTGGTACTGGTACTGGTACTGGTACTGGTACTGGTACTGGTACTGGTACTGGTACTGGTACTGGTACTGGTACTGGTACTGGTACTGGTACTGGTACTGGTACTGGTACTGGTACTGGTACTGGTACTGGTACTGGTACTGGTACTGGTACTGGTACTGGTACTGGTACTGGTACTGGTACTGGTACTGGTACTGGTActggtaatggtaatggtacataaaacaagtaaaagcgtacaaaGTTCATCCGAAActatcaccatggattctgctagaaGTTTATACAAAGTGAACTGAGTTAAAACGTACTCTTGTGTACCGAATTTCTGCCTAACCATTCAAAAGTTAAAACTTCCAGGAGCCGTAGAAGGCTAATCGGAAGATTCGTTTATATGGtcttagaccgatttggacactACTTACATtttatgttggaagttatatcatcTACCTGCCGTAAAAAGTTGTGAAagttaaggaacgggggcaaacttatcgcatatcaatgggtggtgtcctattcaaatttgagcttcaatgacaaggggcctccattttatagcagaGACTGGACAAAGGCgtgtcgcaatgcgacacctctttgttggGAAACTTTTACTTGACTGCCATACaaaatggcacagtacctcaaaaatgttgccagcattaagaggggataaccaccgctgaaattttattctgatatcctcgccaggcgttcagcgtcattggcggatatGCCAACTTCTGCATTACGGTGGCTTCGGAAAAGAGTTGTAAAGCGAATAAACAGCTGAAACCCCAGCAATGCACAGAAGTCAAGCCGCGAACACTTTACTGTCACAGATAGCGCTGGACCAAACCGCGGATCTAACAGTCATTACCAAGCAGTACTCTAAAAAAAATTGGGCAATGGTTCGAGGACTTGTCAGGAACTGCAGCAATATGGACTCCGAGTGCGAACAACCTGAGAACATCGAGCTCAGGCAATGGAGTAACAATATTTAGCCGTAACCTGTCTCCAGCCGAAAAAGCTTGACTCACAATTATTAATGTGGGAATATTTTCTACATACGGCCCGGATACGGGGGTACTATTCACGATGCAACCTTAGCATCTGATCAATATCAAACAGAATAATGAGATTAAGAGATTTAGAGATTTACACAGCAAGCGACCACCAGTATATCTcataaattgggttgcccaaaaagtaattgcggattttttaaaagaaagtaaatgcatttttaataaaacttagaatgaactttaatcaaatatactttttgtacactttttttctaaatcaagctaaaagtaacagctgataactgacagaagaaagaatgcaattacagagttacaagctgtgaaaaaatttgttaacgccgactatatgaaaaatccgcaattaatttttgggcaatccaatacatAACAAACTGGCAACACAACCACTAAACGATGGGCAGTGCAGAGCATTCGCAAGTGCGACATGAATAAGGTGGAAAACTCTATACTCAAATCTAAGATCGACCGCCTAGCAGGTAGTCAACAGCTCGAAGGAGATGCCAGAATCgttgtctgttcgtccgtccctccgtctgtctgtcgaaagcacactaactttcgaaggagtaa
This Stomoxys calcitrans chromosome 2, idStoCalc2.1, whole genome shotgun sequence DNA region includes the following protein-coding sequences:
- the LOC131994632 gene encoding tetra-peptide repeat homeobox protein 1-like gives rise to the protein MNFVRFYLFYVPLPLPVPVPVPVPVPVPVPVPVPVPVPVPVPVPVPVPVPVPVPVPVPVPVPVPVPVPVPVPVPVPVPVPVPVPVPVPVPVPVPVPVPVPVPVPVPVPVPVPVPVPVPVPVPVPVPVPVPVPVPVPVPVPVPVPVPVPVPVPVPVPVPVPVPVPVPVPVPVPVPVPVPVPVPVPVPVPVPVPVPEPVPVPVPVPVPVPVPVPVPVPVPVPVPVPVPVPVPVPVPVPVPVPVPVPVPVPVRVPVPVPVPVPVPVPVYIAAI